One genomic segment of Falco biarmicus isolate bFalBia1 chromosome 15, bFalBia1.pri, whole genome shotgun sequence includes these proteins:
- the SLC9A5 gene encoding sodium/hydrogen exchanger 5: MQPPAASPGPAAPAGAELLRWQWREVQAPCLVAAWILVASLAKIVFHLSRKVTSIVPESCLLILLGLGLGGIVLAVAKKAEYQLEPNMFFLFLLPPIVLDSGYFMPSRLFFDNIGAILTYAVVGTLWNSFTTGTALWGLHRAGLMDPGVEAGLMDFLLFGSLISAVDPVAVLAVFEEVHVNETLFIIVFGESLLNDAVTVVLYKVFNSFVELGPAHIHATDYVKGVASFFLVSLGGTAVGLLFAFLLALITRFTKRVRIIEPLFVFLLAYVAYLAAEMVSLSSILAVTFCGICCKKYVEANISQKSRTTVKYTMKTLASSSETIIFMFLGISAVDTSKWAWDTALVLGTLFFILLFRAVGVVLQTYVLNRFRLIPLDRIDQVVMSYGGLRGAVAFALVILLDRTKVKAKDYFVATTIVVVFFTVIVQGLTIKPLVTWLKVKRSDHHKPTLNEELHEHAFDHILAAVEDIVGHHGYHYWRDKWEQFDKKYLSQVLMRKSAYRLRDEIWDVYYKLNIRDAISFVDQGGHVLSAAKLALPSMPSRTSMSESSVTNLLRESGSGACLDLQVIDTVRSRRDKEDAAMHHVLRGSLYKPRRRYKASYSRHFISPDTQERQDKEVFRQNMKRRLETFKSTKHNVCSSKNKARLKEKGRKKKNISLTKETPNGKTHRNIPWQEAAPVLVMVSSEEEESDSSETEREDDEGIVFIARATDEVLQGKTAPGSLDVCPSPCIIPPSPTLAEKELPWKGDQADLAVYVSSETTKIVPVDMQKAWNQSISSLESIASPPGIESGPQHRRFACPVLEEQPQSASQAMPEQSSCFQFPSHISKSGRSQSDSGPDGAEQQELQPLMATEEQGRVLPPTAEPRWLMFNRASHL, translated from the exons ATGCAGCCCCCGGCagcctcccccggccccgccgccccggcgggCGCCGAGCTGCTGCGGTGGCAGTGGCGGGAGGTGCAAGCGCCCTGCCTGGTGGCCGCCTGGATCCTGGTGGCCAGCCTGGCCAAGATCG ttttcCACCTGTCAAGGAAGGTGACATCCATTGTCCCAGAGAGCTGCCTTCTCATCCTGCTGGGCCTGGGCCTGGGGGGCATCGTGTTGGCTGTGGCAAAGAAAGCTGAGTACCAGCTGGAGCCCAACatgttcttcctcttccttctgcccCCCATCGTCCTAGACTCGGGCTATttcatgcccagccggctgttCTTCGACAACATTGGTGCCATTCTCACCTATGCAGTGGTGGGCACGCTCTGGAACTCCTTCACCACTGGCACTGCGCTCTGGGGGCTGCATCGGGCCGGGCTCATGG ATCCAGGCGTCGAAGCTGGGCTGATGGATTTCCTGCTCTTCGGCAGCCTCATCTCCGCTGTGGATcctgtggcagtgctggctgtcTTCGAAGAGGTCCATGTAAATGAGACCCTCTTCATTATCGTGTTTGGCGAGTCTCTCCTGAATGATGCTGTCACTGTG GTGCTGTACAAGGTCTTCAACTCTTTTGTGGAGCTGGGCCCAGCGCACATCCATGCCACAGACTATGTGAAGGGGGTAG CATCCTTCTTCCTGGTGAGCCTGGGGggcacagctgtggggctgctcttCGCCTTCCTCCTGGCCCTGATCACGCGGTTCACCAAGCGTGTGCGCATCATCGAGCCACTCTTTGTCTTCCTCCTGGCCTACGTTGCATACCTTGCTGCCGAGATGGTCTCGCTTTCCTCCATCCTGGC AGTCACCTTTTGTGGGATCTGCTGCAAGAAGTATGTGGAAGCCAATATCTCCCAGAAATCCCGCACCACGGTCAAGTACACCATGAAGACACTGGCTAGCAGCTCAGAGACCATTATCTTCATGTTTCTGGGCATCTCGGCTGTGGACACCTCCAAGTGGGCATGGGACACAGCACTGGTGCTGGGTACCCTGTTCTTTATCCTGCTCTTCAGAGCTGTGG GTGTTGTCCTCCAGACCTACGTGCTCAACCGCTTCCGCCTCATCCCCCTGGACAGGATCGATCAGGTGGTCATGTCATATGGTGGCCTCCGCGGAGCCGTGGCTTTCGCCCTGGTCATCCTTCTGGACAGGACAAAGGTGAAAGCCAAGGACTACTTTGTGGCAACGACCATCGTGGTGGTGTTCTTCACCGTCATTGTGCAG GGCCTCACCATCAAACCTCTGGTGACATGGCTGAAGGTGAAACGCAGTGACCATCACAAGCCCACGCTGAATGAGGAGCTGCATGAGCAC GCCTTTGACCACATCCTGGCAGCGGTGGAGGACATCGTGGGGCACCATGGCTACCATTACTGGCGGGACAA GTGGGAACAGTTCGACAAGAAGTACCTGAGCCAGGTCCTGATGCGGAAATCTGCCTACAGGCTGCGGGACGAGATCTGGGATGTCTACTACAAGCTGAACATCCGTGATGCTATCAGCTTCGTTGACCAG GGTGGCCATGTGCTCTCGGCTGCCAAGCTGGCGCTGCCTTCCATGCCCAGCCGCACATCCATGTCAGAGTCATCGGTCACAAACCTCCT GAGGGAGAGCGGGAGCGGCGCATGCCTGGACCTGCAGGTGATCGACACGGTGCGGAGCCGCCGGGACAAGGAGGATGCTGCCATGCACCATGTGCTGCGAGGGAGCCTCTACAAGCCCCGCCGGCGG TACAAGGCCAGCTACAGCCGTCACTTCATCTCTCCAGATACACAAGAGCGCCAAGATAAAGAAGTCTTCCGGCAGAACATGAAGAGGCGTCTGGAGACCTTCAAGTCAACAAAGCACAATGTCTGCTCCTCCAAGAACAAGGCCAGGCTGAAAGAAAAGGGCAGGAAAAAG AAGAACATCTCTTTAACCAAAGAGACACCCAATGGGAAGACGCACAGAAACATCCCCTGGCAGGAGGCGG ctcctgtccTGGTGATGGTCAgttcagaggaggaggagagcgaTAGCTCggagacagagagagaggaTGACGAAGGGATTGTGTTCATCGCTCGAGCCACCGATGAGGTTCTGCAGGGAAAGACAGCTCCTG gcagcctggacgtctgccccagcccctgcatcATCCCACCATCGCCCACCTTGGCAGAGAAGGAGCTTCCATGGAAAGGAGACCAGGCTGATCTGGCTGTTTATGTCTCCTCGGAGACCACCAAAATCGTGCCAGTGGATATGCAGAAGGCGTGGAACCAAAGCATCTCCTCCCTGGAGAGCATCGCTTCCCCCCCAGGCATCGAGAGCGGACC